In the Nitrosopumilus cobalaminigenes genome, AATCTTGGTCCTGGAACTCTAGAATTTGAACCATTATTCCCAGATCCTGATGCTGATGAAGGTACAACCCAAGACGCTTTCCAAAATCTATATGATGATGAAGGCAACTTTGGTTTAACTGATCAAAAAATTTGGCATGACACTGTAAGCCAATTCATCTTCCATGAAACTCACAACCATTGGCACATTAATGATGTTGGAGAATTTGCAATTAGAGCATATGATCCAAATAACCCAGATGTTCCAGGTGAAATAGTTGACGAAGCAGCATCTATCAAAGTTGGATTTTGTATTACAAATGTTTTCAAATACGATGGTAGTGAATCCCCAACATCTCAGAGAATCTATTGGGATTGTGAGGTAGGATTACAAGGAATTCAACCAGGTTGGGTTGATCAATACCACCAATCAGTTGAAGGTAATGAAATAGACATTACCAATCTTTCAAATGGAATCTATTTCCTAACACACACATGGAATCCTGCAAATTCATTTGTTGATGCTGATGTATCAAATGATGTAGCTTGGATGAAATTTGAACTCACTGATGAAAACGATGGTAATGGAAATGGTAATGGAAACAATACCGGTAATAGAAAGATAATTGAGATTGAAGGATTTGCTCCTGAATGTCAACCTGATGATTCCACACCTGGAATCTGTGGGGACATCAACAAGAACTCTTAGTTCTTTTTTCTTTTATTTTTTATTTGATAAACTAACATAATTGGAGCTGCTACATACATTCCTAGATTCATCAAAACAACTCCAATTCCATATCCTAACACTTCAGATTCTGATTCTGCATATGACATTAGAGACAATGTTGATAGTAATGGTGTAATTCCAATTTTTACTATCTCTTTGAATATTGGACTCTCTCTTTCCATATCTGCAATATGTGGTGAGAATGAATAGTACAATGAATTGAATCCTGTCATAAATGAGATGCCTGATTCTGTATTCATCAATTGATTATCTCTAATTTCTCTTAACAATTGAACCTGTGGTGCCATCTCTGAGCCATATGTTGCAGTAGCAATAAGACAACCTCCACCTTCAGAATTATCAATTGTTTCTTCTATTGTTGGAAATTCTTTCTCAATAATATTAGATTCAACTTTAGATTCTTCTAGTTCTTTTTGCTGTTGTTGAATTTCTTGTGGAATTTCATTAATGTTTACTGCTTTTGTATCAATTTTACCTTCTTTTGCTTCATTAGCACTTTCTTGAATTTCTAAACCATAATACATTCTACTTTGTTCAATTAATTTTTGATATCTATCTGATCCTGAATACATCCACAAATCATCATTATACAAATTCCCGCATAATCTTGATTCAATTGAATGATGATGATGTTCAAAGAAATCATTTCCAATAAAATTATACAATTGATAGTTTTCTTCACACCACTCAATACCATTTTGTGTTAGGCCTGCAGTATCACGAAATGGAGATTGTGCATATGCCGAACCTACTAATAATAAAATTGAAAAAACAAGCAAATATTTCAATTAGGAAATTTCCTTTTTGCTAGTTGATAAGTGATTCTACTCTTGAAACTAATAATTTCTCAGGATCCTTTTTTAGTAATTTTGACATAATTATACTACCAAGCAAGCAGGACGATCTATTGCTTTTGTATATGGGCATATGTGAACCTGTTTGCCTGAAAAATTAGTATTCTTTATCTTTCTTCTTTAGATCTTCTTTTTCTTTGGATTCTACATCATCAATAGAATCCTCTATTCCTTCAAACGTTTCATCAATTTCTTCTGTTTTTGTTTGATTTTCAGGTTCATCTGTGTCATCTAATTCCTCAACGTCTCCAGTTTTTTCTACATGTTCTGAATATTCTGAATCTTTTTCAATCTTATCAATATCAGATAACTCTTCAATTGTATCGGGATTTACTGAATCTAATGGATCTGTAAATGACAATTCTTTTTCATTCTTTTTCTTCACGAATTGTTTCACAATCATTATTCCTACCACTACTGCAATAATGACATAGTTGATTGGAGGTTTTAGTAATTGAGTAATGTATCCTACTTGAGGAAGCGTATATGCTACTTTTCCAATATACTCTTCTTGTGTAATTGGAAAATCAGTTCCTGGAATTGAGGCTGGATTTGCATCTCCTTTAGTTCTAATTGTTTTGGGATCTTCTTCCATAATAGAGGCAACTCTATGTACAATTACCCTGTCATGATCTGATGGCCGATTAAATACAATAATATCACCTACCTCAATATCTTCAAAAGGCTCGTGACCTGAAACTATCAATACATCATATACTTCTAGAACTGGAATCATACTTCCACTTGCTACAACATAAAATGGATTTTGTGTTCCAAATGCAACTTGCAAGCCAATCCAAATGACTAAAACCCCTACTGCGACAATTATGATGTCTTTAACTACTCCTTTAGGGATTGATCTTTTTGCCAATTACATTCTCGCCTATAGTATCATTGATTAAATTTACTAGCTATCAGATTTTATTTCCACATTCTTCGCAGAATTTGGAACCTTCTTTGTTTACAAATCCACAACTAGAACATTTTCCTGGTTGAGGAGCAGCTTCTGGACTTCCTAAAAGAACAACTTCTCCAATTTTTTTGATGCTATTCCATGGAATACTTCCTTCGGTACCATCTTCTTTAGTAATTACTAAAACCATAGATTGGGTTGAATCAATTCCAACTTGCTTTGCAGTTCCAATTTTATTTGCATTCTCGTCAAATACCATTTTTCCTTCAATTGATGTAACTGATGTTGCAGGACCTGGCTGTGTTACAGTTTCTGGTGTTGCTGCAACTTCTGAAACTTGTTGTGGTGCAACTTCTGGCTGTGGTGCATTTTGAACTTGTGGTTCTAATGGTTTTGCACTTCCAACTTCGCCTGCTTCATCTTCTTTTTTGAAGTCTCTGTATTCTGCAATTGAAGCATTACATGAATTACAAATGTATTGACCTCGTTCTGCAAGAATTAGATTTTCTGCAACTTCTTCGTTTGGATTTTCAAATTCAATCTTTGGAGGACCTTCAAATTCTTTCTCACAAGTATTGCAAAAATGTTTAGTAATTTTATCAGCATCAAGTCTTCCAATTGGTGCCAAAAATAGATCAGGACCGCCCAAGTTACCTTTCATTTGTTGTTCGTCAGTGACAGTAGCCATCACATAACCTCCGGATCCTCGTAATTTTTTAAGTCTAAGTTCTGAACTCATATTTCAGATTTACCAAAACGTCATTTAAGTATATATCAAAATTAATTTTCCAACAAAAAATATGGTGTTAATTCTGGTGAACGTTTTTAGGTACGTGTAATAAAATAATGATAGAATGGCTGTAACACAAATTTCAGATGCAAAATCATGGGAAGTAGATGTCATCAATTCTGACATTCCTGTATTTGTAGACTTTTGGGCCGAATGGTGTGGTCCATGTAGAATGGTAGGTCCAGTAGTTGAAGAACTGGCAGCTGACTATGATGGCAAAGTAAAATTTGTCAAGGTTAACGTTGATGAAGCCAATGAATTGGCATCAAAATACAATGTCTTTAGTATTCCAACTTTAATCCTATTAAACAAAGGTGAAATAGTTAGCCAGCAAGTGGGTGCTGCATCTAAAGAATCATACCAAGGTATGATTGATAGAGCACTCGCATAAATTCAAACACACGTTTTCCTCTTTTTTGATCCTAAAGTAATTAATATTCCAAAAATTGAGTCACAATATGTCATTTGGTGAAGTTGATACACTAAACATGCTCTTTGACAAACTTCAGAGTCTGTTTGATGAATCTCAAGGATACTATGAATCATTTCTAGATACAAACAACATGTACAAGAAAGGCCAAATCAGTGACAAAGAATTCTTCCAAAAATTAGGTGATTACACAGTTGCATATTCTGCTTTAGAATTTCTAGCTATCAAAGTAATTTTTGAATTAAAAAAATCTGTAGGCTCTGGTTCTGGTAATACACAATCTCCAGGTTTGATGCCCGGAATGGGTCAACCAGGAATGATGGCTGGCGGAATGGGTCAACCACCAAGAGCAGGAACTGCAGATAATCCAGTAGGTGGCAGTCCACCCGGAATTGTTTCTGCACAAGAAGCATTTGGAGATGTTGGAACTTTACCATCACCGGATCCATCTTTAATGCCAAGACAAACGGTACCACCACAACAACAAGGTGGAAATGGATGTTCTTCTTGTGGAGCAGCACTTAGAGCTGGTGCAAAATTTTGCACCAAGTGTGGCGCTAAAGCATAAAATCAAAATTTAAAAATAATTTTTAATTATTGAGTTGTTCCGCATTCAGGACAGAATTTTGCAGTTGCTGAAAGACTTGTACCACATTCAGAACAAAACTTTCCATCTGGAATTTGCTCATTGAATGCATTTCCAACTAGTGCTGAACTTTTTACTGCACCTGACGGAACATATGTCTCATCATCAATTAAAACAGGTTCAAAGTCTTGTTCTACCAAATATGTCATCATTCTTGGAATTCCCTTTCCATCCTTTTTTGGATCTGGAACCGAATCTCCTAACCAAAATGCAAATCTCATTAGAGTTAATTCTGGAGTAGAGAATGCTAGAGTATGCTTTGACATGTAATCTTGTGCAGCTTTTTTGCCGTCAAAACCTTCCATGAAGATGGTATTTTCCATTTATGTATAATAGTTTCTGGAAAAGTGGACCGGGAGGGAATCGCACCCTCGACATCCTCGTTGCGAACGAGGCATTATACTCCTAAACCACCGGCCCTCAGAATATTCATTTTCAGTTGTTCTTTTATTCATTTTCTCAACGCATAATAGCCTGAATTGAATAAAATTTGTAGATGACGTATGATACTGTAATTGTCGATTCACACGTTATTCTTCCTCAAGGGATGGTGGAGAAAAATATCCTAATCGATGAGGGAAAAATCGTTGGATTTACAACTGATACGCCTGCATGTGATCATAAAATCAATGGCACAGGACTAGTTTCAATTCCTGGACCAATTGACACACATGTTCACTATGGAGTCTATTCTCCAATTAATCAAGCTGCAAAAACTGAATCTCATGCTGCAGCAATTGGTGGAATTACAACCATGATGCGAATGCTAAGATTAGGTGATCCTTTTTCAAATTCTTTACAATCTCAACTTGATTCAGCATCTGAAAATCATTATGTAGATTATACAATCCATGCTTCAATTTTTACTCCACAACAAATTAACGAGATGAATTTTTGTGTTGAAAAAGGAATTACATCTTTTAAAATTTACATGAATCTTGGAGGTGAAGTCGGTCATGTCTATATGGATATGCCTCCAAACTCTCCAAATCTTGTTGCAGCTGAAGTAAATGTTACTGATGAAATAGTTGAACAAACTGTTAAAGCTGCAGCTGAGCTTGGTTGTCCAGTACTAGTACATGCAGAAGACTATGAATCATGTGGATGTGGAATTAAGATTGCAAAAGAAAAACATCAGGATGGATTATCAGCTTGGTCTTCTAGTCGTTCTCCTGAGTATGAAGCTAAAGCAATCAAAACAGTATCAAAATTTGGTAGAGATTATGATTGTGTAATTTACTTTGTACATATTGGATCAGAGCGTGCACTAAAACAAATTGAAGAAGAAAAAAAACTTGGAACTAAAATTTTTGTCGAGACCTGTCCTCACTATTTGACACTTTCATATGAAAAACAATCAGGATATCTTGCAAAGGTAATGCCTCCAATAAGAACAGAGAATGATCGTAAAGCTGTTTGGAATGCATTATCAAATAACCAAATTGATACAATAGGTACTGATCACGTTGCAAATCAACTCAAACTCAAATTGGGTGGAGATGATGTCTGGGGTGCCCTTGCAGGATTCCCTGGAATAGGCACAGTAATTCCTATTTTACTTAATGATGGAGTAAATCAAAAGAAAATTTCACTTGAGCAGTTTGTACGATTTACTAGCCAAAACGCTGCTCAAATATTTGGAATGTATCCTCAAAAAGGAACCCTTGAGAAAAATTCTGATGCTGATGTTGTAATGATAGATTTGAAGAAAGAAAAAACTGTAACTTCTGATTTGTTTGGTGGATTCTCTGATTATATTGTATATGAGGGACGAAATCTAACAGGATGGCCTGTTAAAACAATTGTTCGCGGTGAATTAATTGCTGAGGATTTTGAAGTGATAGGTAAACTAGGTCATGGTAAACTAGTTGATAGAAAAATTAACTTGTTTTCTAAATAATTAATTTGCAAATTTGGTTTTCTACGATTGCTTTTTAAGAGAAAAACATCAATTGTTCCCATTGAATTCTCAATTTGTATTTCTTTTTGCCATGATTCTAAGCATTGCTATTAGTCCTTCTTTCTTTGAGAATTCATTTGCTCAACAAATGACTCCTCATCAACAGTGGAAGAAATTTGCAGATACTGATATGATGACTTGTAAATCTGGTCATTTGTTGTTACAAAAAAGTAATGGTAATCCTGCATGTGTAATGCCATCTACATATTTGAAATTAATTGATAGAGGATATGGTAATCACAATCAATCATTGATGGATAAAAATCCTGATATGATGACTCATTTGATGAATAGCATGGCATCAAATGAAAAAGTTATGCATCATTGGCATGAAATGTTACAAAAAAATTCTACGATGATGATGCAAACTATGGATAGATGGGTTTTACAAATTAAAGATAATCCTGAATTACTCAAAAATATGTTAGCCCCAATGACCACGGATCCTGAATTACGTGAAAAAATGATTCATACCATGAAAAATCACCCACAAATGGAAAATCATCTTAAATCTCATTCAGCATGGATGGATTCTGTTCATCAGCCAATGACTACTGGAATGGGCCATGGCTCTGATTCAATGATGATGGATGGTGGAATGTGTGGTGGAAAAAGTGATGGAATGAAAAACCATACAAAATCAATGAGCTGTAGTATGGATCATAATGACTCTAAGATGGGTTGTCCAATGTGTGAAAAAATACATGAACAAAGATTAGCAAATTGTCCTTGGTGTCCTGATTACAAACATCATTCAATGAGTTCACATTCAATGAATTCCCATTCTATGACCATGTCAAGTTCTAATAAAATGATGGACATGATTCATCATGTATGGATAAATTCTGAAATGACAAAAGATATGCATGCTATGATGATTGAAGATCCTTCTCATATGGCAATGATGTCTGATCAAATGATGGAACCTATGCTTAATGCAGTAATGGATGATGCTGATTTGAGAGAACAAATGATAGAATTAATGTTAGAACACAAAGACTTCATGAATTCAATCAGACATGACAATCCTGAAACTGAACATTGATCTTTAAAATCGTAAAGTGTTTTGTTTGACAGTTATTGAAAAAAAATATCAAACTGCATTAAATGATTTAATTGCTTATCTAAAAAATTCTAAATTTTTAACTGATAAATATGTAGAAGATGCATTAAGAAAAATTCCAAGACATGAATTTGTTCCAGAATCTGAATTAGATAATGCGTATTACAATGAACCTCTTCAAATCATGAAAAATCAAACAATTTCTCAACCTGGTGTTGTTACAAGAATGACTGAATGGTTAGATGTTAAAGATGGACAAAAAATTCTTGAGATTGGTACAGGTTCTGGTTGGCAAAGTGCAATCCTTTCTTACTTGGTAGGAAAAGGAGATGTTTATTCTGTTGAGCGTCATCCAGAATTAGTAAAATTTGCACAAGAAAATCTAAAAAAATTGAAAATAGATAACGTCCATGTAATTTTATGTGATGGTAGTCTTGGGTATCCTCAAGCATCACCTTATGATAGAATAATAATTACTGCTGCTTGTACTGAAATTCCTTTACCATTACTTGAACAACTACGTGAAAATGGGCTCATTATTGCACCTGTAGGGGATTCTTCTCAGTCATTGGTTTTGTTACAAAAAACCTCTAAAGGAATGCTTGAAATTAAAAGACAATCAAAGTATGTTTTTGTTCCTTTAGTAGGAAAATTTACTGAAAAATAAGATTTTAAAGAATATCAAATTTGCCGTTTTCTTTGGCCTTGTAAATTACATCTGGTTTTCTAAGAAATATTCCTGATTCTAAAACTCCAGTGGTTTGTTTAATTTTTTGAGTAAGAATTTTTGGATTTTTTATTGTTCCAAAATCACAATCCAAAATTATATTCCCATTCTCAGTAAAGAATGGATATCCTCTATCAAGTGAACGAATTTCTGCTTCTCCCCCTAGTTTTTTTATTGATTTAGTAACTGAATTTCTAGCAAGTGGATGGATCTCAACTGGAACTGTTCTGTTGAAATTTTTTACAAACTTTGTTTTGTCTGCCATCACTACAACTTTTTTTGCAAGACTAAACAAAATATTTTCTCTTAGTAATGCACCTCCTCCACCTTTGATTATATATTTTTGTGAATCAATTTGATCTGCTCCGTCATACACAACATCAATGTATTCCACTTGATCTGCTTCTACAAGAGGTATGCCTACTTTTTCTGCAATTAATTTAATTTGTAATGATGTAGGTACTCCTCGTATGTTATACTCCTTTAGTTTGATTAATTTTGCAAGTGATTTTACAAGTGCAGTAGCTGCTCGTCCACTACCTAAACCAATTACATAATCATCTTTTACAAATTTTAGTGCATCACTTGATAATGCCTTAATGGCATCATCGTAGG is a window encoding:
- a CDS encoding protein-L-isoaspartate(D-aspartate) O-methyltransferase → MTVIEKKYQTALNDLIAYLKNSKFLTDKYVEDALRKIPRHEFVPESELDNAYYNEPLQIMKNQTISQPGVVTRMTEWLDVKDGQKILEIGTGSGWQSAILSYLVGKGDVYSVERHPELVKFAQENLKKLKIDNVHVILCDGSLGYPQASPYDRIIITAACTEIPLPLLEQLRENGLIIAPVGDSSQSLVLLQKTSKGMLEIKRQSKYVFVPLVGKFTEK
- the trxA gene encoding thioredoxin is translated as MAVTQISDAKSWEVDVINSDIPVFVDFWAEWCGPCRMVGPVVEELAADYDGKVKFVKVNVDEANELASKYNVFSIPTLILLNKGEIVSQQVGAASKESYQGMIDRALA
- a CDS encoding PRC-barrel domain-containing protein, with the protein product MSSELRLKKLRGSGGYVMATVTDEQQMKGNLGGPDLFLAPIGRLDADKITKHFCNTCEKEFEGPPKIEFENPNEEVAENLILAERGQYICNSCNASIAEYRDFKKEDEAGEVGSAKPLEPQVQNAPQPEVAPQQVSEVAATPETVTQPGPATSVTSIEGKMVFDENANKIGTAKQVGIDSTQSMVLVITKEDGTEGSIPWNSIKKIGEVVLLGSPEAAPQPGKCSSCGFVNKEGSKFCEECGNKI
- the rpiA gene encoding ribose-5-phosphate isomerase RpiA, whose product is MSYDDAIKALSSDALKFVKDDYVIGLGSGRAATALVKSLAKLIKLKEYNIRGVPTSLQIKLIAEKVGIPLVEADQVEYIDVVYDGADQIDSQKYIIKGGGGALLRENILFSLAKKVVVMADKTKFVKNFNRTVPVEIHPLARNSVTKSIKKLGGEAEIRSLDRGYPFFTENGNIILDCDFGTIKNPKILTQKIKQTTGVLESGIFLRKPDVIYKAKENGKFDIL
- a CDS encoding dihydroorotase, encoding MTYDTVIVDSHVILPQGMVEKNILIDEGKIVGFTTDTPACDHKINGTGLVSIPGPIDTHVHYGVYSPINQAAKTESHAAAIGGITTMMRMLRLGDPFSNSLQSQLDSASENHYVDYTIHASIFTPQQINEMNFCVEKGITSFKIYMNLGGEVGHVYMDMPPNSPNLVAAEVNVTDEIVEQTVKAAAELGCPVLVHAEDYESCGCGIKIAKEKHQDGLSAWSSSRSPEYEAKAIKTVSKFGRDYDCVIYFVHIGSERALKQIEEEKKLGTKIFVETCPHYLTLSYEKQSGYLAKVMPPIRTENDRKAVWNALSNNQIDTIGTDHVANQLKLKLGGDDVWGALAGFPGIGTVIPILLNDGVNQKKISLEQFVRFTSQNAAQIFGMYPQKGTLEKNSDADVVMIDLKKEKTVTSDLFGGFSDYIVYEGRNLTGWPVKTIVRGELIAEDFEVIGKLGHGKLVDRKINLFSK
- a CDS encoding signal peptidase I, with the protein product MAKRSIPKGVVKDIIIVAVGVLVIWIGLQVAFGTQNPFYVVASGSMIPVLEVYDVLIVSGHEPFEDIEVGDIIVFNRPSDHDRVIVHRVASIMEEDPKTIRTKGDANPASIPGTDFPITQEEYIGKVAYTLPQVGYITQLLKPPINYVIIAVVVGIMIVKQFVKKKNEKELSFTDPLDSVNPDTIEELSDIDKIEKDSEYSEHVEKTGDVEELDDTDEPENQTKTEEIDETFEGIEDSIDDVESKEKEDLKKKDKEY
- a CDS encoding CFI-box-CTERM domain-containing protein, with translation MKYLLVFSILLLVGSAYAQSPFRDTAGLTQNGIEWCEENYQLYNFIGNDFFEHHHHSIESRLCGNLYNDDLWMYSGSDRYQKLIEQSRMYYGLEIQESANEAKEGKIDTKAVNINEIPQEIQQQQKELEESKVESNIIEKEFPTIEETIDNSEGGGCLIATATYGSEMAPQVQLLREIRDNQLMNTESGISFMTGFNSLYYSFSPHIADMERESPIFKEIVKIGITPLLSTLSLMSYAESESEVLGYGIGVVLMNLGMYVAAPIMLVYQIKNKRKKN
- a CDS encoding lysyl oxidase family protein, which codes for MTFSKTNFRKPLLILPVLLAIGFMFATPMILDVAAAPGGNGNGNGNGNGNNNGGNDVTSVPDDALLPDVTPGVPKHLAIHNQQQNEFLRFTNVWANLGPGTLEFEPLFPDPDADEGTTQDAFQNLYDDEGNFGLTDQKIWHDTVSQFIFHETHNHWHINDVGEFAIRAYDPNNPDVPGEIVDEAASIKVGFCITNVFKYDGSESPTSQRIYWDCEVGLQGIQPGWVDQYHQSVEGNEIDITNLSNGIYFLTHTWNPANSFVDADVSNDVAWMKFELTDENDGNGNGNGNNTGNRKIIEIEGFAPECQPDDSTPGICGDINKNS
- a CDS encoding zinc-ribbon domain-containing protein; this encodes MEGFDGKKAAQDYMSKHTLAFSTPELTLMRFAFWLGDSVPDPKKDGKGIPRMMTYLVEQDFEPVLIDDETYVPSGAVKSSALVGNAFNEQIPDGKFCSECGTSLSATAKFCPECGTTQ
- a CDS encoding zinc ribbon domain-containing protein yields the protein MSFGEVDTLNMLFDKLQSLFDESQGYYESFLDTNNMYKKGQISDKEFFQKLGDYTVAYSALEFLAIKVIFELKKSVGSGSGNTQSPGLMPGMGQPGMMAGGMGQPPRAGTADNPVGGSPPGIVSAQEAFGDVGTLPSPDPSLMPRQTVPPQQQGGNGCSSCGAALRAGAKFCTKCGAKA